ATCGCCGCCCGCATCGCCGACATCGGCCTTGCGACCGAACGGCCGATGAAGACCCCGAGGCCGAGCACGCCCGCTGCGATCGATGCGATCGCAATGGCGATCCAGAACTGGATGCTCTCGCGCTCGGAATCGTTCTGCTTGTCGGCCTCTATGCGGATGGTATCGACCGATTTGGAGACCTGCTCGATGACGGGCTCGACGGTCGAGAACGCCTCCGACATCGCCTTCAATTCGCTCGCGAGCTTGAGTGCGGTCTCCATCCAGGCGGAGAAGTCGCGCTGGTAGTCGGAGAGTTTTTGCCGCAGCTCGGCCTTGGCGGCATCGGGAATCGCGCCGGCATCGATGCCGGCGAGGAATTCGGATGCGCGCTTCTTCATCTCGGCGCCATATTTGGCGTCGCGTCGCAGCATGAAATCCTTCTCGTGCCGCCGCATCATCAGCATGATCACCTTGAGCGGGGCATCGTGGAGCTGATCGACCTTGGCCTCGATCTCGTGGACGGAGCCGCGCAGGCGGCCTTCGAGGCCGGAGTTCTCATCGAGCCCGAGGCGCTGCCGCTCCTCGACCACTGCGGCGAAGCGCGCCTGATAGGTCTTCAGCGATGCGTTCATCGCGTCAATCTTCTGCGCCAGGTCGGGCTTGCCGAGCGCCGCGATGTTGCCGCGGAGCGTGTCGATGTCGAGTCCGACCTGCCGCAAGATCTCGGCCTGGCGCTGCGCGCGGGCGGGATCGCTGCGCAGCAGGAAATCCTTCTCGGCGCGGCGGCCTTCCAACAACTCGGTCGCGATCCTGCTGTTGAGTTCAAAGATCGTGCGTGCTTTCTCGGCGGCGTCGCGCGAGATTCCCATCGCGCGCTCGCCGTAGAGATGAATGCCGCCGATCAGGACGACGCCGACGACGCCGATGACGCCGATCGCAGTGATCTTGTGGGTGAGCCGCAGAGAGAAAAGCCGCATCGTGATCGCAAAGCCCGTGGTGACAGATGCGGTTTATGAGGCGCTATTGCATAAAAACTTCCGTTAATTTGCGGGCACGTAGGAATACGCGCATTATGACAGAATGCACGCCAGAGTGCACACGGGACTCAAGGACATCTGCGCGTCGTGGCTTCGCCGAACCAGCGCGACGCGGCTCGGGCGGCTTCTTCATCATCGCCCGCGCCGTCGCTGGCCCAGGCGACAAAGCCGTCGGGACGAACCAGCACCGCAGCGCGCCGGCAAGATATGCGATCCGATCGCGCCAGCCGCTCGCGAGCGCTTGAAGCGATTGGCACGCGTCGAAGTCCAGCAAGATGCCTTTCGCCGACCGGAACAGTGCTCCGACCGTCGTGCCGTCAGAGAGTCCGAAATCGGGAACACTTCGCCCGACAAGCGGATGGCGACCGCCGAGATCGTAGCGGAGCGCAACGCCGCTGATGCGTTCGGCGAAATAGGTCGCGCCATCGCGCGTTGCGATGAGATCGCGGATGATCGCCTGCAGCGCGCGGGTCGCAGGCGTCGGCCGCATGATCGCGACCTGCGCGCGCGACCAGTCGAGGATTCGTGCGCCGACGGGATGTCGCTCCTGCGAATAGGAATCGAGGAGATTGTTGGGCGCGTGGCCGGAGACGCGGGGCTAATCTTCGCTCTCGAGAGAGCAAACGGTCGCGCCATCGGCCGTTGCGATCTCGCCTTGCGCGCGCAGCCTGCTCACCAGGAAATCGATGAAGGCCCGCAACTTCGGCGGCTGTAGATGGCCTCCGGGAAAGACGGCGTGAAGTTCGACACCGGGACCACACCAGCCCGGCATCACGGGTCGGGCGGTGCCTTCGGCGACGAGTTGCTGCATGATAATGTCCGTCCCCATCATAAGCCCAGCCCCGCCCAACATCGCAATCTTGAGAACTTCGGGGTCGTCCGCCTCGATCACGGGACTGATCTCGAAGTTTTCGATCGCACCGCCGTTACGCAGCGGCCAGGCGTAGCCGCTTCCACGTTGCCAGTAGCGGGTGGCCAGCGTGGAATGGCGCGGCAACTCGATTGGATGAACCGGCTCGCCGCGCCGTGCCAGATAAGCGGAGCCGGCATAAACCCGTTTGGGAAACAGCCCGAGACGACGAGCGAGCATTGAGGAATCCGCGAGCGGGGTCGGCGCGGTCAGCAGCGATACATCGATCTGCTCCTTGACGAGATCGGGCGTCTGATAGGTCAACATGAGATCGATATGCACATCGGGATAGAGCGCGCGAAAATCCCCTAGCAGCGGCGCGATCAGGCTCATCATCACCGAATAGGACGACGTGACGCGAAGCTTGCCGCGCGGCTGCCCTTGTATTTGCTCGACCGCCGATTCCGCATCCGCAAGCGCCTGCGGGATCTGGCGGCATTGCCGGAAATAGATCGTCCCGGCCTCGGTCAAGCTCAGCCGTCGCGTGGTTCGGTGAAGTAGTTGGGCCCCAAGCCGCCGTTCCAGCTCACGCACGCGCCGGCTCAACGTCGTCTTCGGCAGCTTGAGCTCCCGCGCCGCCGCGGTGAAGCTGCCGCCTTCGACGACCTTGATGAAGGCAAGCGTATCGTTCAGGTCGGCCATCGCGGATGGCTATTGTTCCGTTGTCGGCACAATAAATCCCTAAATGGGCAGCTAATCAAGCTGAGAGGCAAGCTCTACCTGGGAATGTGCCGAAAAAAGCCAATCTCGGCAGCAACCCCAGAGATTCCCCAGACCATGCGCTGTCCCCCCATCCCAGCTCTCGTGTTAGGAGCCACACTCGCCATGACTCAGATCGCAACGGCCGCCCCAGATGCGGCAACGGATCCCCGCATCGATCCGAAAGTGAGATCGTTCCTGTCCGAAGTGAACAAGGACAGCAGTCCGTTCTGGACGCGACCCGGCCCCCAGGTCCGCGCCGTGCTGACGGGCCTGCAAGGCAAAACGCCGGTCGATCTGTCCGGCGTCATCATTTCGGAGAGGACGATTTCCGAGAATGGACAGAGCGTGAAGCTCTACATCATGAAACCGGAAAAGGTCGCCGGCCGACCGCCGGTGCTGCTCTTTATCCATGGTGGCGTCTGGATCGCCGGCGACTTCGAGAACCACAAGCGGCTTGTCCGCGACCTCGTGGTCGGCTCGGGCGCCGCGGCCGTCTTCGTCGAATACACGCCAATCCCCGACGCGATCTTTCCGACCCAGGTGGAGCAGAGCTACGCCGCAGCCAAGTGGGTGACCGAGCACGGCGCCGAGATCGGGCTCGATGGCAGCCGCCTCGCGGTCGCCGGCAATTCCGTGGGCGGCGACATGTCGGCGGCCTTAACACTGATGGCCAAGGATCGCGGCGGTCCGAACATACGCCTTCAGGTTCTGCTGATCCCCGCGACCGACACCAATTTCGAGACCCAATCCTATCGCGAATTCGACACCGGCCGCTTCCTGGCGCGCGCCTTTATGCAATTCGGCTGGGACATCTACGCGCCGGACGAGAAGACACGAAGCAATCCGTATGCGGTACCGATGCGCGCGAGCATCGACCAGCTTCGCGGGCTCCCGCCGGCGCTGGTGATCACTGCTGAGAACGATCCGCTGCGCGACGAGGGTGAGGCTTACGCTCGCAAGCTCAAGGAGGCTGGCGTCGCCGTGACCGCGACACGCTACAACGGGACCATCCACGACTTCGTTCTTCTAAACGGAATCAACACCGTCCCAAGCACTCAGGCCGCACTCAAACAGGCAAGTGAAGCAATACGCGATGCGTTGAAGCCATGATCAAGGCCGGCGACTTGCCGCACGACCAAGCTGCCCGATCCGCACTGCGGAATCTTTAGGGCTTCAGTCAATCAAAAAGGGCACGGCTTACGCCGCGCCCTTTCGCATTCAACTCGCCTCGGATCAGCTGTAGATCTCGAACAGGCCGGCGCCGCCCTGGCCGCCGCCGATGCACATGGTGACGACGCCCCACTTGGCCTTGCGGCGGGCGCCTTCCTGCAGCAGATGGCCGGTGAGACGGGCGCCGGTCATGCCGAAGGGATGACCGATCGCGATCGAGCCGCCGTTGACGTTGTACTTCTCGGGGTCGATGCCGAGCTTGTCGCGCGAATAGAGGCACTGGCTGGCAAACGCCTCGTTGAGCTCCCAGAGATCAATGTCGTCGATCTTGAGGCCGTGACGCTTCAGGAGCTTCGGCACGGCGAAGATCGGGCCGATGCCCATCTCGTCGGGCTCGCAGCCCGCCGCCGCCCAGGCGACGAAGCGCCCCATCGGCTTAAGGCCGCGCTTCTCGGCGTCCTTGGCTTCCATCAGCACGACGGCGGCGGCGCCGTCGGAGAGCTGGCTGGCATTGCCGGCGGTGACGTACTTGCCCGGGCCCTTCACCGGCTCGAGCTTGGCGAGACCTTCGAGCGTGGTCTCCGGACGATTGCACTCGTCGCGATCGACCACGTAGTCGACGATGCTCTCGGCCTTGGTGGCCTTGTCGACCACTTTCATCCTGGTCTTCATCGGGACGATCTCGTCCTTGAACTTGCCGGCCTGCTGCGCGGCCGCCATGCGGCGCTGCGACTCCAGCGAATATTCGTCCTGGTATTCGCGGCTGAGCTTGTAGCGCTCGGCAACGATGTCGGCGGTGTCGATCATCGCCATGAAGATGTCGGGCGCGGTCTTGAGCAATTCGGGATCGACCCACTCCTTCGGCGAGCCGCCGCCGGGGATCGAGATGCTCTCGACGCCGCCGGCGACGATGCAGTCGGCGCCGTCGGAGCGGATCGAGTTCGCGGCCATCGCGATGGTCTGCAGGCCGGACGAACAGAAGCGGTTCACCGAGACGCCGCCGGTCGACTTCGGGAGCCCCGCGAGCAGCGCGGCCTGACGGCCGATGTTCGGCGCGCCATGGGCGCAATTGCCGAGATAGCAATCCTCGACGTAATCCTTGTCGACGCCGGCCCGATCGACCGCGTGCTTGATGGCATGGGCCGCGAGCGACATCGGCGGCGTGATGTTGAACCCGCCGCGGCCGGATTTGGCGAGGCCCGTGCGCGCGTAGGAAACGATGACGGCTTCACGCATTGTTTTCTCCCTTTCGAAAGTCTTGAACAGAGCGTTCTGGCACCATTGGTACACTGAGATAGCCGGCTGCGGAAAACAAAAACGCCGCCTCCCTTATGGGAAGCGGCGATGTTCCGTGGGTCGGAATATGTCCGTAGAAGGCGAGAGGATCCGACTTTGCCGGCTCGCTCCGTCACCCTTCCCCAGCGGGGAGAGGTGAAGATCAGAACTTGAGCGCCTTGGCCTGTTTGACCTGCGGCAGCGCCTGCACCTTGGCGAGCAGATCGGCCGGCACGGCGCCGTCGACCTCGATCAGCGCGATGGCATCGCTGCCGGGCGCGACGCGTCCGAGATGGAAGGTGGCGATGTTGATCTTGGCGTCGCCCAGAAGGCTTGCGAACTTGCCGATGAAACCCGGCTTGTCCTCGTTGGTGACGTAGATCATCGACTTGCCGAACTCCGCGTCGACGCGGATGCCCTTGATGTCGACCAGGCGCGGCTTGCCGTCGTGATAGACGGTGCCGGAGACCGCGCGCTCCTGGTGTTCGGTCGCGACGGTCACGGTGATCAGGCTCTCATAGTCGCTCTGGGCGGCGCGGACGATCTCGTCCACCACCATGCCGCGCTCCTTGGCGACGACGGGCGCGGACACCACGTTGACCTCGCCCAGCATCGGCCGCAGCAGGCCCGACAGCACCGCCGAGGTGATCGCCTTGATCTTCATTTCGGCGACATTGCCCTCATAGGTGATCTCGACCTTGAGGATGCCGCTCTCGGTGAGCTGGCCGGCGAACGAGCCGAGCTTCTCGGCAAGCGCGATGAACGGCTTCAGCTTCGGCGCTTCTTCCGCGGTGATCGACGGGAAGTTCACGGCGTTGGAGATCGCGCCCGTGAGCAAATAGTCCGACATCTGCTCGGCGACCTGGAGCGCGACGTTCTCCTGCGCTTCCGTGGTGGAGGCGCCGAGATGCGGCGTGCAGATCACGTTGGGATGGCCGAACAGCACGTTGGTGTTCGCCGGCTCCTCGACGAACACGTCGAAGGCGGCGCCGGCCATGTGCTTGGAATTGAGCGCATCGACCACGGCCTGCTCGTCGACGAGACCGCCGCGGGCGCAGTTGATCAGGCGCACACCCTTCTTCATCTTGGCGATTGCTGATCCGTCGATGATGTTCTTGGTCTTCTCGGTCAGCGGCGTGTGCAGCGTGATGAAGTCGGCGCGCTTCAAGAGATCATCGAGCTCGACCTTCTCGACGCCGATGTCCTTGGCGCGCTCGGGCGACAGGAACGGATCGAACGCGATCACCTTCATGCGCAGGCCGAGCGCGCGGTCGGCGACGATCGAGCCGATGTTGCCGCAGCCGACCACACCGAGCACCTTGCCGGTGATCTCGACGCCCATGAAGCGGTTCTTCTCCCACTTGCCGGCCTGGGTCGAGGCGTCGGCTTGCGGAATCTCGCGGGCCAGTGCCAGCATGAGAGTGATCGCATGCTCGGCGGTCGTGATCGAATTGCCGAACGGCGTGTTCATCACGATGATGCCCTTGGCCGTGGCGGCCGGAATCTCGACATTGTCGACGCCGATGCCGGCGCGGCCGATGACCTTGAGGTTGGTGGCCTTCTCCAGGATCTTGGCGGTCGCCTTGGTCGCTGAGCGGATCGCGAGGCCGTCGTAATTGCCGATGATCTCGGCGAGCTTGTCCTTGTCCTTGCCGAGGTTGGGCTGGAAGTCGACCTCGACGCCGCGGTCCTTGAAGATCTGCACGGCGGCGGGAGAGAGCGCGTCGGAAATGAGCACTTTGGGTTTGGTCATGGGAATGATCCTCTGCCCTCCCTGATGGAAGGGTTGGCGTTCGACCGAGATAGGGTGATGTCTTGAAGCGACTTCTGCCCCTCCCCGTCAGGACGGGGAGAGGTAAGAAAGTAAAATCAGGCCGCCTTGGCGAGCTGCGCCTTGGTCTCGGCGAAGGCCCAGTCGATCCACTGCGTCAGCAGCTCGACGTCCCTGGCCTCGACGGTGGCGCCGCACCAGATGCGCAGGCCCGCAGGAGCATCGCGATAATACGCGAAGTCGTAGCCGGCACCTTCCTTCTCGACGAGGGCGACGAGCTTCTTGGAGAACTCGGCTTGCGCGTCGTCGGACAGCGAGGTGATCGCGGGGTCGGTGAACTTCAGGCACACCGAGGTGTTGGAGCGGATCGCCGCGTCCTTGGCCAGGAAGTCGATCCACGGCGTCTTCGCCTTCCAGTCGGCGAGCACCTTGGTGTTGGCATCGGCGCGCGCGATCAGCGCCTTGAGGCCGCCGATCGACTTGGCCCAGTTCAGTGCGTCGAGATAATCCTCGACGCAAAGCATCGACGGCGTGTTGATGGTTTCGCCGACGAAGATGCCTTCGTTGATCTTGCCGCCCTTGGTCATGCGGAAGATCTTCGGCAGCGGCCAGGCCGGCTTGTAGGTCTCGAGCCGTTCCACCGCACGGGGCGACAGGATCAGCATGCCGTGCGCGGCTTCACCGCCGAGCGCCTTCTGCCAGGAGAAGGTGACGACATCGAGTTTTGCAAAATCGAGCGGCTGCGCGAAGGCGGCAGACGTCGCGTCGCAGATCGTGAGACCTTCGCGGGTCGCGCTGATCCAGTCGGCGTTCGGAACGCGCACGCCTGAGGTGGTGCCATTCCAGGTGAAGATGACGTCGCTCGCAGGATCGACCTTGGAGAGATCGGGAATCTCACCGTAACCAGCGTTCAGCTTGGTGACGTCCTTGAGCTTCAATTCCTTGACGATGTCGCTGACCCAGCCCTCGCCGAAAGATTCCCAGGCGAGCGTGGTGACGGGGCGTGCCCCGAGCAGCGACCACAGGGCCATCTCGACCGCGCCGGTATCGGACGCCGGCACGATGCCGATGCGATAATCCGCCGGCACTTCAAGCACTTCGCGCGTCAGATCGATCGCGAGCTTGAGCTTGGTCTTGCCGACCTTCGCGCGATGCGAACGGCCGAGCGCTGCGTCTTTGAGATTTTGGGCGTTCCAGCCGGGGCGCTTGGCGCAGGGGCCGGAGGAAAAATGCGGCACGGTCGGCCGCGAAGCGGGCTTCGCTACAGTCATGATCTACCCTTCCAGATAGTAAGCCTCCCGTTGGGGGGAGGTGTCCCGCCGGGGCTGATACGGGAAACGGGAAGGTCAGTCAAGAAAGTTCAGGAACCTCACGGGGGAGTGATGGTTCGTCCGCGGCAATATCTGGGGATACGACGGGCGCCAGCGCGTTCAGCAAGTCCGTGGCCTCACTGATCAATTGCGCGGCGCGGCG
This genomic interval from Bradyrhizobium guangzhouense contains the following:
- a CDS encoding phosphoserine transaminase, with product MTVAKPASRPTVPHFSSGPCAKRPGWNAQNLKDAALGRSHRAKVGKTKLKLAIDLTREVLEVPADYRIGIVPASDTGAVEMALWSLLGARPVTTLAWESFGEGWVSDIVKELKLKDVTKLNAGYGEIPDLSKVDPASDVIFTWNGTTSGVRVPNADWISATREGLTICDATSAAFAQPLDFAKLDVVTFSWQKALGGEAAHGMLILSPRAVERLETYKPAWPLPKIFRMTKGGKINEGIFVGETINTPSMLCVEDYLDALNWAKSIGGLKALIARADANTKVLADWKAKTPWIDFLAKDAAIRSNTSVCLKFTDPAITSLSDDAQAEFSKKLVALVEKEGAGYDFAYYRDAPAGLRIWCGATVEARDVELLTQWIDWAFAETKAQLAKAA
- a CDS encoding LysR family transcriptional regulator; the protein is MADLNDTLAFIKVVEGGSFTAAARELKLPKTTLSRRVRELERRLGAQLLHRTTRRLSLTEAGTIYFRQCRQIPQALADAESAVEQIQGQPRGKLRVTSSYSVMMSLIAPLLGDFRALYPDVHIDLMLTYQTPDLVKEQIDVSLLTAPTPLADSSMLARRLGLFPKRVYAGSAYLARRGEPVHPIELPRHSTLATRYWQRGSGYAWPLRNGGAIENFEISPVIEADDPEVLKIAMLGGAGLMMGTDIIMQQLVAEGTARPVMPGWCGPGVELHAVFPGGHLQPPKLRAFIDFLVSRLRAQGEIATADGATVCSLESED
- a CDS encoding thiolase family protein is translated as MREAVIVSYARTGLAKSGRGGFNITPPMSLAAHAIKHAVDRAGVDKDYVEDCYLGNCAHGAPNIGRQAALLAGLPKSTGGVSVNRFCSSGLQTIAMAANSIRSDGADCIVAGGVESISIPGGGSPKEWVDPELLKTAPDIFMAMIDTADIVAERYKLSREYQDEYSLESQRRMAAAQQAGKFKDEIVPMKTRMKVVDKATKAESIVDYVVDRDECNRPETTLEGLAKLEPVKGPGKYVTAGNASQLSDGAAAVVLMEAKDAEKRGLKPMGRFVAWAAAGCEPDEMGIGPIFAVPKLLKRHGLKIDDIDLWELNEAFASQCLYSRDKLGIDPEKYNVNGGSIAIGHPFGMTGARLTGHLLQEGARRKAKWGVVTMCIGGGQGGAGLFEIYS
- a CDS encoding alpha/beta hydrolase codes for the protein MLTGLQGKTPVDLSGVIISERTISENGQSVKLYIMKPEKVAGRPPVLLFIHGGVWIAGDFENHKRLVRDLVVGSGAAAVFVEYTPIPDAIFPTQVEQSYAAAKWVTEHGAEIGLDGSRLAVAGNSVGGDMSAALTLMAKDRGGPNIRLQVLLIPATDTNFETQSYREFDTGRFLARAFMQFGWDIYAPDEKTRSNPYAVPMRASIDQLRGLPPALVITAENDPLRDEGEAYARKLKEAGVAVTATRYNGTIHDFVLLNGINTVPSTQAALKQASEAIRDALKP
- the serA gene encoding phosphoglycerate dehydrogenase, with protein sequence MTKPKVLISDALSPAAVQIFKDRGVEVDFQPNLGKDKDKLAEIIGNYDGLAIRSATKATAKILEKATNLKVIGRAGIGVDNVEIPAATAKGIIVMNTPFGNSITTAEHAITLMLALAREIPQADASTQAGKWEKNRFMGVEITGKVLGVVGCGNIGSIVADRALGLRMKVIAFDPFLSPERAKDIGVEKVELDDLLKRADFITLHTPLTEKTKNIIDGSAIAKMKKGVRLINCARGGLVDEQAVVDALNSKHMAGAAFDVFVEEPANTNVLFGHPNVICTPHLGASTTEAQENVALQVAEQMSDYLLTGAISNAVNFPSITAEEAPKLKPFIALAEKLGSFAGQLTESGILKVEITYEGNVAEMKIKAITSAVLSGLLRPMLGEVNVVSAPVVAKERGMVVDEIVRAAQSDYESLITVTVATEHQERAVSGTVYHDGKPRLVDIKGIRVDAEFGKSMIYVTNEDKPGFIGKFASLLGDAKINIATFHLGRVAPGSDAIALIEVDGAVPADLLAKVQALPQVKQAKALKF